One window of the Anaeromyxobacter dehalogenans 2CP-C genome contains the following:
- a CDS encoding metal-sensitive transcriptional regulator — MATKESKGTAALAACACATGEHVGPGGRAVAVDAGGKEANLKRLRRIEGQVRGLQRMVEEGRYCADVLTQIASVHEALRSVGRELMRNHLKHCATSAIQAGGPEADAMYDELLDLMYRQVR; from the coding sequence ATGGCGACGAAGGAGAGCAAGGGGACCGCGGCGCTCGCCGCCTGCGCGTGCGCCACCGGCGAGCACGTCGGGCCGGGCGGGCGGGCCGTGGCGGTGGACGCGGGCGGCAAGGAGGCGAACCTCAAGCGCCTGCGCCGCATCGAGGGTCAGGTGCGCGGGCTGCAGCGGATGGTGGAGGAGGGGCGCTACTGCGCCGACGTCCTCACCCAGATCGCCTCGGTGCACGAGGCGCTGCGGTCGGTCGGTCGCGAGCTGATGCGCAACCACCTGAAGCACTGCGCCACGAGCGCCATCCAGGCAGGCGGCCCCGAGGCCGACGCGATGTACGACGAGCTGCTCGACCTCATGTACCGCCAGGTCCGCTGA